GGCAGTATAAGGAAGGAGGAGGCATAACATCGGATAATTCCAGGAGCTATTTCCAATATTTTTTCTGTAGGGCTCATAAAAATTCTGATATACAGGTTTGGATATATAAAGCTTAACGCCACCCAAAACACACCGAAAAATGTGGTTGTGTATAAAGCGTATTTTAACGTTTCCTTGATCCTCATTCCCTGGCCGGCTCCGTAATTGGTGGAGACAATCGGCTGGGACGCCTGGCCTACACTGTAGGCGCAGCACTGTACAAAAGTGCTTATATTAATAATGGGGCCGTAAATAGCCAGCGCATCTGTTCCCAGATATTTCATAATCTGCCTGTTAAAAAGCACAGTTAAAATCCCCATAGCCACATCTATAAAAAATGTGGAAAAACCGGTAACAGAAATCTCCTGCAGCTTTTTCACTATATTTTCCGGCTTTACTAAAGCCAAAGAATTTTTACGGCTGAAAAAGTGAGTAATCATAATAAGAAAGGAAATGGCTGAACCTATGGCCGTGGCCAAACCGGCGCCGAAAATTCCCATATTAAATGTAAATACAAATATATAATCGCCGAAAATATTAAAAATGCCGCCGCCTAACACGCCAATGGTAGCTAACTCCGGGTTTTTGTCATTTCTTAAAAATGCTGCCAGCATTTGATTAAACAAAAACAGTGGAAATACAAATTTAATAGGATACATATATTCTTGCGCCAAAGGCAATAATGTACTGTCAGCTCCAAAAAACATTAAAATCGGCTCCTGAAAAAGCAGCACTGCCGCCCAGGCTATCACTGATAAAATAATTGAACCAATCAGCGCAGCAGTAAAATACTGGTTCTCATCTCCCTGTCCCCTAATTCCCCCTCGCTTTGTGCTGAAAATAACGGAACCTCCAATCCCCATTAAAAGTCCCAGGCTGTAAATAATGTTCCACACTGGAGCAACCACAGCCAAAGCCGCCGTTCCATTAGGGCCCTGGTACTGACCTACCATAGCCATATCTACAATGGAGTAAATAGAAGTAATCATAGCGCTTCCAAACGCCGCTTTTAAATATTTGCAATAAATAGGTTTAATACTGCCGTTCAGAAAATCCATTTTTCATTCCTCCTTTCATTTCTATACCTATAAATCAAAAAAGCCAGATAAGAAACAGACATTTCAGTCTGTGCCTTATCCAGCTAATTGTCTCTCTGAACAATTTACCCTCCGACTACGCAGTCGGTATCATAACAGGTAACTCTCCAAAAGTCAACTGTTTTTTTATTGTTATGAGCACTTAGAATCCGTATTTTGGATTCTTACATGGGATACATGAAAAATAGTTCACGAGGTTCTTCACGAGTGTTACTATTTTTTATGCTGCCTGCCAAGCTTTTATTTACACAGGTGGGCTGTTATAATTGTATAGCTATATGAGTTGACCGTTATTTTTACACTGCCAGTCTCACAATACCAGTTCTTCCCTTGTTTATAAATATGGCAATCACTGTCTAAAATCTTATCTTTGCAGTATTCAACCACATCAACTGTATTTATTTTTAGGTTTCTTTTAATTCTGTCAACACCCATTTCCGTTGTATGAAGCTTATTAATATTGTCCAGTAATGTTTTTTTATCTTCCATTCTTTGCTTACTTGCAGTTTAAGAGTTGAGGGGAGATTACCTGCCCCTGTGCTTCTGTTTCCTTTTTTGTTGTTTCAGTTCAAACTTCCTCTCTTTCTCCGCTTCCCGCTGTTCTCGGCTTACAGCCTTACGTTCAGTTTTCAACTGTTCCTGCTGCAATTTTAAAACCTGCTGTGAGCTTGTGCTTATGCCAACATTTTCCACCTGTTTCCGCACCTCACGCTGCACCCGTTTCGGATTGCGGGCAGCTTCCTTTACATCAGCTGCCACAGCCAGGCCAAATCGCAGATCACAGAAATTCTTCAGAACAAAATCATATACTTCATAGTCTTTCGGCTCCGCCCCAAAAGTTATCTTGCATACAGATAACTTGTAATCTGCTTGGAAACTATATCCGCCAAATGAAATCTGCCAAGCTATCGCTTTCTATCTTTCGCCCAGCTCATTATCAACACAAAAAACCTTACCGACTTTCAGCTTCATTTCTGAAAATCAGTAAGTTTTTTTGCTATTAAAGTATTCTATTATCTAATAAGTGATACCTGAACTGTCGCCAAATCGTTGCCGATTATTAAGTAAATTTACTTACGCTTCACATAAACATTGGGTTTTTACGACCTTTATTTTACTCAAACTCAATCGTCGCAGGGGGCTTCCCTGTACAATCATATAACACTCTGTTTATTCCCTTTACTTCATTAACGATTCTGTTCGTTACTTTGCCTAAGACCTCCCACGGCAGTTCTGCTGACTCGGCGGTCATAAAGTCAGAGGTCAGCACTGCGCGAAGAGCGATGGCATAATCGTAGGTGCGGCCGTCTCCCATGCAGCCGACGGAACGCATGTTAGTTAACGCTGCAAAGTACTGGCCTAAGCTTTTGTCAACTCCTGCCTTGACGATTTCTTCCCGGTAAATTGCATCTGCTTCCTGGACGATTTTTACTTTTTCTGCGGTGACTTCACCGATAATACGCACGCCTAAGCCTGGGCCTGGGAAAGGCTGTCTGTATACCAGGTATTCTGGTATTCCCAGCTCCAGTCCTGCCCTGCGCACCTCGTCCTTAAACAGCAGGCGCAAAGGCTCAATAATTTCTTTAAAATCTACGCAGTCAGGAAGTCCTCCTACATTGTGGTGGGATTTAATAACTGCAGATTTGCCCAGACCTGATTCAATAACATCTGGGTAAATCGTTCCCTGAACCAGGAAGTCTACAGAGCCAATTTTCTTTGCTTCCTCCTCAAATACACGAATAAACTCTTCTCCAATAATTTTGCGCTTTGCCTCCGGTTCTTCTACTCCAGCCAGCTTGGCATAAAAACGGTCCTGGGCATTGACGCGGATAAAGTTTAAATCATAATGGCCTTCTGGGCCAAATACAGCTTCCACCTCGTCGCCTTCATTTTTTCTCAGCAGGCCATGATCTACAAATACACATGTCAGCTGCTTGCCCACTGCTTTAGAAAGCAGCACTGCTGCCACTGAAGAATCCACTCCGCCTGAAAGGGCGCAGAGCACACGACCTGTTCCGACTTTTTCCCGTATTTCTTTAATAGAAGATTCTACAAAAGAATCCATCTTCCAATCGCCGACGCAGCCGCACACATTATAGACAAAATTAGACAGCATTTTCATGCCTTCTTTTGTATGGGCTACCTCCGGGTGGAACTGAACGGCATATAAATTTCTTGCTTCACATTCCATAGCTGCTACAGGGCAAACTAAGGTATGGCCTGTAATGCGGAAACCTTCCGGAACTGTCTCAATGTAATCTGTGTGGCTCATCCAGCACACAGTTTCCGGGGAAACCTCCTGGAAAAGCTTTGCAGAAGGCTCTACCTGTACCTCTGTATGGCCAAATTCACTTACAGGGGCAGTTTTTACTGTTCCCCCTAAAAGATAACTCATCAGCTGTGAACCGTAACAGATTCCCAATACTGGAATCCCTAAATCAAATATTTCCTTTGAACATCTTGGAGAATCTTCCCCATAAACGCTGTTTGGGCCTCCGGTAAAAATAATACCCTTAGGCTCCATCTCCTTAATTTTATCCAATCCTATATTGTAAGGATGTACTTCACAGTAAACATTGCACTCTCTCACACGTCTGGCAATTAACTGATTGTACTGACCACCAAAGTCCAGTACAATAATCATCTCTCGCTTCATGGGAAGCCTCCTTTGTCTCATACTCTTATGTCTGTTTCGCTTTTGCCGGTAAAAAATCAACCACCAGAACAATATGTCTGATCCTTAGGCCATATTATCTTCCCATACTCCGGCTGATCTTTCATTGACGTACAAAAATCACCCCGGCAAAAACCTGCTTTCCCATTATAAAATAGGATTTTCAGAATGACAAGGATTTCCTGTTCTAATTTTTCTGATTCCCTGTTTTTCACAAAGATCAGAGAGCGGATATGATTTTTACTGTCATAATCTCCTGCTGAAATTAATCCTCGGTTTTCAGTTTTTCCTTATCCTGAAGATATTTTTTAATATACCTGCCGGTATAAGAAACCGGGCTTTCCGATACTTCCTCAGGAGTTCCCTGGGCAATTACAGTTCCCCCTTTATCTCCTCCTTCAGGACCAATATCTATAATATAATCTGCTGTTTTAATTACATCTAAATTGTGTTCAATTACTACAACTGTATTGCCCCCGTCTGAAAGCCGACGGAGAATTTCAATCAGCTTGTGTACATCTGCAAAATGCAGGCCTGTAGTAGGCTCGTCTAAAATGTAAATAGTCTTTCCCGTACCTCTTTTGCTCAGCTCCGTAGCCAGCTTAATTCTCTGGGCCTCTCCTCCTGACAGCTCTGTGGAAGGCTGTCCCAAACGGATATAAGAAAGTCCTACGTCATTTAATGTAGCGATCTTTCTGTAAATAGAAGGAACGTTCTCAAAGAACTTTAAAGCTTCCTCCACAGTCATGTTCAGCACGTCATAAATACTTTTTCCCTTATATTTTACTTCCAGGGTTTCCCTGTTATATCGTTTTCCGCCGCATACCTCGCATGGCACATACACATCCGGAAGGAAATGCATCTCGATTTTTATAATACCGTCTCCGCTGCAGGCTTCGCACCGGCCGCCTTTTACATTAAAACTGAATCTTCCCTTCTGATATCCTTTGGCCTTGGCATCTGTTGTGGAAGCAAACAGATCCCGGATCATATCAAATACTCCTGTATAGGTGGCGGGATTAGATCTTGGGGTACGGCCAATAGGAGACTGATCAATAGCAATAATCTTGTCCAGCTGCTCTACTCCTTCTATACACTTATGCTTTCCGGGAATCGTTCTGGCCCTGTTCAGCTTCTTTGCTAAAGCTTTATAAAGAATTTCATTTACAAGAGATGACTTTCCAGAGCCTGAAACACCTGTGACGCAGGTCATAATCCCTAAAGGAATCTTCACGTCAATATTTTTCAGGTTGTTTTCACAAGCCCCCTTCACTGTAATAAAGCCAGATGGCTGTCTTCTCTCCTTAGGCACAGGAATCTGAATCCTGCCGCTTAAATAAGCTCCAGTAATAGAATCCTTACACTTCATAATCTGCTTAGCAGTGCCCACAGCTACAACATTTCCACCATGTTCGCCTGCTCCAGGTCCGATATCCACAATACAGTCGGCGGCCATCATAGTGTCCTCGTCATGCTCAACTACAAGCACGCTGTTTCCTAAATCCCTTAAATGAAGCAAAGTTTTTAAAAGCTTATCATTGTCTCTCTGATGAAGTCCAATACTTGGCTCGTCTAAAATGTAAGCTACCCCTACAAGGCCAGAGCCGATCTGAGTGGCAAGACGGATTCTCTGAGCCTCCCCGCCAGACAACGTTCCCGTTGCCCTGGACAGAGACAAATAATCCAACCCTACATCTATAAGAAAACTGACTCTGGCTCTGATTTCTTTTAAAATCTGAGCGCCAATAGCCAGCTGCATATCTGTCAGCTGCAGATTGTCCATAAACTGACGGAATTTCACAATGGACATATCAGTGGCATCAAAAATATTTTTATCTCCTACAGTAACTGCAAGAGATTCCTTTTTCAGCCTTTTTCCTCCACAGGCAGGACAAGGAGTAATTCTCATAAATGTTTCATATTCTGCTTTAGAGTTTTCGGAAAACGTCTCCCTGTACCGGCGGGCCACATTTTTCAGAAGCCCTTCAAATGCCACATCGTAAACTCCCTCGCCCCTTTGTCCCTTATAATATACTTTTAATTCCTTTCCGTCAGTACCGTGAATCAGCACATCGTGAATCTTTTTGGGATAGTCCTGAAAAGGCGTGTCCAAATCAAAATTATATTCTCTGCACAAAGCGTCCAAAATAGCTCTTGTAAAGCTTCCCTTATCAGTACATGACTGCCAGCCTAATACAGTAATTGCCCCCTGATTGATGCTTAACGTTTTATCTGGAATCATCAAATCCTCATCAAATTCCATCTTATATCCCAGACCGAAACACTCGGGGCAGGCTCCAAACGGATTGTTAAAAGAAAAGCTTCTAGGCTCCACCTCGTCCACACTGATACCGCAATCCGGGCAGGCAAAATTCTGGCTGAAATTAATAGTCTCCCCATCTGAAACATCCACCATCATCAGTCCGCTGGATAAATTCATTACAGTCTCAATAGAGTCAGTCAACCTTTTTTGTATTCCGTCCTTCACAATCAAACGGTCCACCACTATTTCTATATTATGCTTAATATTTTTATCCAGCTTAATTTCCTCAGAAAGCTCATATAAATTGCCGTCGATTCTCACACGCACATAGCCGCTTCTTCTGGCATTTTCCAAAACCTTTACATGCTCTCCCTTTCTGCCCCGCACTACAGGCGCCAACAGCTGAATCTTTGTCCGCTCCGGCATCTCCATAATCTGATCTACCATCTGGTCCACAGTCTGCTTTTTAATTGCTCTGCCGCACTTTGGACAGTGGGGAATCCCGATCCTGGCATAAAGCAGTCTCATATAATCGTAAATCTCTGTAACTGTTCCTACTGTAGATCTGGGATTTCTGTTAGTCGACTTCTGGTCAATAGAAATAGCGGGAGAAAGACCTTCTATGTTTTCCACATCCGGCTTTTCCATCTGCCCTAAAAACTGGCGGGCGTAGGAGGACAGGGATTCCATATATCTGCGCTGCCCCTCTGCATAAATAGTGTCAAAAGCCAGAGAAGACTTGCCCGAGCCGCTGAGGCCGGTTAATACAACCAGCTGGTTTCTGGGAATATCTACTGAAACATTTTTCAAGTTGTGCTCATTGGCACCACGTATTTTTATATATTGCTTAGCCATTGTAAATTCCTTTCAATCTGCTTAACATTTTCCGGCTGTATTGCCTGCCGGCTAATTGGTATTCCAAAAGTCTGCAGCCAATATACCTGCCAAAACCTGCAGAATTTTAAGTATTCACATTATATCACAGTTCCTTTTACTTTTCAAACATTTGTTCGATTATTTTCTCTAATAAAATCATCCCTATATTATGTCCAAATAATGAATGATCTTACATATTTATTTGACTTCCTTAATTTGTACCCTTCCAGCAAAAAAATCCCTCGGACAGAGCTATTTTCTCTGTGATCTCTTTCATATTTTCCGACAGATTATAAACAGTCAGGTTCAGACAATCCCATTCAAAAACCAGCAACACGTCTTCCTCTGAAAACAATATGTTTAAGGTGCCGGAGTGGTTTTCCATAATCTCACTGACAGCGTTATTGATATCCTCAGGCTTGGGATTGTGGTTCCACCCATTCCACAAAATAGAGGCATGGTAATAACACATCATTTTTAATATAATATTGACATATTTATTTTTCATTTCAAAGCGTTTTTGGCTATTAAGCAAGTAATACTCCACATCAAAAAAATGCCTGTTGGCAGCCTTCTCAACTCTTTGGGGTAAAAAGTCAATAACATAACACGGCTTTTTTAATATACAGTCCAGTCTCTTAAATTCATCCTCCACCTGCTGATCACCTCCAGAATTTCAATTTATGCCTTTATTCAGTTTTAAATCTAACATTTCGTTTCCCATTTTATCACAATTTTATAAGCCAGAAAAGCTGGCGCAAAAAACGGCATAGCCAAAGCCGACTATGCCGTATCTTATAAAAATATTTTCCCAGAGATTACAGTTCAACGTCTCTGTTGCAGTCTTTTGAGTAAATATATGTAAAGTTTGTTCTGCCGCAGCCGTAAGCAGCCTGTGGGCAATAAGCTCCAAACCATACAAAATCATCTTTCTTGATCATCTTCCACTCATCATCTAACAGGTAAACGCCTTCGCCTTCCAGGATGTACATACCATGTTCCTGAACGTGAGTCTCAACAAATGGATGGCATCCGCCTGGAGCAAAGGAAAGAATGTGCATGTTCATGTCAAATGCCTTATCTACTGGAAGCAGATCCTTAATAAATACATTTTCCATGTTGTCATAGTATGCATACTCAATTTCATTTACATTTCCAAAGTAAACGTATGGCTCGCCAACGCCTTCTGCCGGAATGTAAACCTGTTTGTACAGAACTGCCTTCATTGGCTCAGAACCTGTATTCTTAAATTCCAGACCAACACCTGCAGGAGCGTAAATATAAGCGCCCTGTGGAGCGTCATATTCTTTTCCGTCTACTGTAAAGCTTCCATGTCCCTCTGCAATAAACATAAATGTTTCAATGTTAGCTTCTGTGCCGAATTTCTTTGTTGTGCCGCCGTTTGGCTCTGCTACAACTAAATACTGTACAAAGCTTGCGCCGTACTTTGGAGAAGCGATAATACTTACTTTACATCCCTCAATTCCTGGAATTACATTATTTACTAATCCCTCTGGAGGAATTACTACGAACTTACCTGGTTTAATAATAGCTCTTGTTGATAAAATGTCACTTGGATATCCCATGATTTTCTACCTTCCTTTTCTTTAAAGTTTTATCTAAAATCATCTTTACTCCAAAACTTATGTAAAAATGACTAGTTGGCCTCTTCTTTCTTTGTCTCGCTGTAAAGAATTACTGCCACATACTCCAGATCAATATCTCCAATATTTCTGATAGAGTGGAAATCTCCGTCCTTGCAGTGTGTCATATCGCCAGGGCCCAATTCCTGAATATTGCCATTGTCATTAACTTCAGCTTTTCCTTTTAAAATATAATATGTCTCGAAATCCCCTGCATGTGTATGCTGTCCAATAGAACCGCCTACAGGGATGATGCTGATGCCAAACAGTCTTCCTGTTCCGTGCATCTCATTTGGCTCCAGAATGTTTACCACTCTGGTTGTACCGTCGCCTCCTTTTAAATGTGGCTCCAGTGTTACGCTCATTTCGTTGGCTCTCTTAATCATACTTCCCGTTCTCCTTGTCATTT
The window above is part of the Lachnoclostridium edouardi genome. Proteins encoded here:
- a CDS encoding MATE family efflux transporter, translated to MDFLNGSIKPIYCKYLKAAFGSAMITSIYSIVDMAMVGQYQGPNGTAALAVVAPVWNIIYSLGLLMGIGGSVIFSTKRGGIRGQGDENQYFTAALIGSIILSVIAWAAVLLFQEPILMFFGADSTLLPLAQEYMYPIKFVFPLFLFNQMLAAFLRNDKNPELATIGVLGGGIFNIFGDYIFVFTFNMGIFGAGLATAIGSAISFLIMITHFFSRKNSLALVKPENIVKKLQEISVTGFSTFFIDVAMGILTVLFNRQIMKYLGTDALAIYGPIINISTFVQCCAYSVGQASQPIVSTNYGAGQGMRIKETLKYALYTTTFFGVFWVALSFIYPNLYIRIFMSPTEKILEIAPGIIRCYASSFLILPLNIFSAYYFQAILKPKAAFIVSVFRGLVISGILIMILPVIAGANALWLAMPITELLVMLYAVHRMREYTGELKDVKEIA
- a CDS encoding DUF3781 domain-containing protein, with the translated sequence MEDKKTLLDNINKLHTTEMGVDRIKRNLKINTVDVVEYCKDKILDSDCHIYKQGKNWYCETGSVKITVNSYSYTIITAHLCK
- the guaA gene encoding glutamine-hydrolyzing GMP synthase; its protein translation is MKREMIIVLDFGGQYNQLIARRVRECNVYCEVHPYNIGLDKIKEMEPKGIIFTGGPNSVYGEDSPRCSKEIFDLGIPVLGICYGSQLMSYLLGGTVKTAPVSEFGHTEVQVEPSAKLFQEVSPETVCWMSHTDYIETVPEGFRITGHTLVCPVAAMECEARNLYAVQFHPEVAHTKEGMKMLSNFVYNVCGCVGDWKMDSFVESSIKEIREKVGTGRVLCALSGGVDSSVAAVLLSKAVGKQLTCVFVDHGLLRKNEGDEVEAVFGPEGHYDLNFIRVNAQDRFYAKLAGVEEPEAKRKIIGEEFIRVFEEEAKKIGSVDFLVQGTIYPDVIESGLGKSAVIKSHHNVGGLPDCVDFKEIIEPLRLLFKDEVRRAGLELGIPEYLVYRQPFPGPGLGVRIIGEVTAEKVKIVQEADAIYREEIVKAGVDKSLGQYFAALTNMRSVGCMGDGRTYDYAIALRAVLTSDFMTAESAELPWEVLGKVTNRIVNEVKGINRVLYDCTGKPPATIEFE
- the uvrA gene encoding excinuclease ABC subunit UvrA, yielding MAKQYIKIRGANEHNLKNVSVDIPRNQLVVLTGLSGSGKSSLAFDTIYAEGQRRYMESLSSYARQFLGQMEKPDVENIEGLSPAISIDQKSTNRNPRSTVGTVTEIYDYMRLLYARIGIPHCPKCGRAIKKQTVDQMVDQIMEMPERTKIQLLAPVVRGRKGEHVKVLENARRSGYVRVRIDGNLYELSEEIKLDKNIKHNIEIVVDRLIVKDGIQKRLTDSIETVMNLSSGLMMVDVSDGETINFSQNFACPDCGISVDEVEPRSFSFNNPFGACPECFGLGYKMEFDEDLMIPDKTLSINQGAITVLGWQSCTDKGSFTRAILDALCREYNFDLDTPFQDYPKKIHDVLIHGTDGKELKVYYKGQRGEGVYDVAFEGLLKNVARRYRETFSENSKAEYETFMRITPCPACGGKRLKKESLAVTVGDKNIFDATDMSIVKFRQFMDNLQLTDMQLAIGAQILKEIRARVSFLIDVGLDYLSLSRATGTLSGGEAQRIRLATQIGSGLVGVAYILDEPSIGLHQRDNDKLLKTLLHLRDLGNSVLVVEHDEDTMMAADCIVDIGPGAGEHGGNVVAVGTAKQIMKCKDSITGAYLSGRIQIPVPKERRQPSGFITVKGACENNLKNIDVKIPLGIMTCVTGVSGSGKSSLVNEILYKALAKKLNRARTIPGKHKCIEGVEQLDKIIAIDQSPIGRTPRSNPATYTGVFDMIRDLFASTTDAKAKGYQKGRFSFNVKGGRCEACSGDGIIKIEMHFLPDVYVPCEVCGGKRYNRETLEVKYKGKSIYDVLNMTVEEALKFFENVPSIYRKIATLNDVGLSYIRLGQPSTELSGGEAQRIKLATELSKRGTGKTIYILDEPTTGLHFADVHKLIEILRRLSDGGNTVVVIEHNLDVIKTADYIIDIGPEGGDKGGTVIAQGTPEEVSESPVSYTGRYIKKYLQDKEKLKTED
- the allE gene encoding (S)-ureidoglycine aminohydrolase, which produces MGYPSDILSTRAIIKPGKFVVIPPEGLVNNVIPGIEGCKVSIIASPKYGASFVQYLVVAEPNGGTTKKFGTEANIETFMFIAEGHGSFTVDGKEYDAPQGAYIYAPAGVGLEFKNTGSEPMKAVLYKQVYIPAEGVGEPYVYFGNVNEIEYAYYDNMENVFIKDLLPVDKAFDMNMHILSFAPGGCHPFVETHVQEHGMYILEGEGVYLLDDEWKMIKKDDFVWFGAYCPQAAYGCGRTNFTYIYSKDCNRDVEL
- a CDS encoding cupin domain-containing protein, translating into MIKRANEMSVTLEPHLKGGDGTTRVVNILEPNEMHGTGRLFGISIIPVGGSIGQHTHAGDFETYYILKGKAEVNDNGNIQELGPGDMTHCKDGDFHSIRNIGDIDLEYVAVILYSETKKEEAN